Proteins from a genomic interval of Rosa chinensis cultivar Old Blush chromosome 2, RchiOBHm-V2, whole genome shotgun sequence:
- the LOC112187623 gene encoding protein-tyrosine-phosphatase IBR5 has product MRKRERENPCGVCGHYHKYEEGEVCGICGHRVPAVSEKTAIQVSAFPSEILPEFLYLGSYDNASRSELLKTQGISRVLNTVPTCQNLYKNSFTYHYLQDDKTLQFEDANQFLEKCERDKARVLVHCMSGKNRSPAIVIAYLMKSRGWRLAQAYQWVKERRPAVELTEAVYRQLQEYEEKIFGSIDSTNQTLAAFPPVAAPSFGFGFPKASDGVPIPAFNNVSAPSIFARPTSDIPPQEFTFGAGQTQSNISGSPFTASPPNPNATDISMDST; this is encoded by the exons atgaggaagagggagagggagaatCCATGTGGGGTTTGTGGCCACTATCACAAATACGAGGAGGGAGAGGTCTGCGGCATCTGCGGCCACCGTGTTCCGGCTGTTTCCGAGAAAACGGCGATCCAAGTTAGCGCCTTTCCGTCCGAGATCCTGCCGGAGTTTCTCTACTTGGGCAGCTACGACAACGCCTCTCGCTCCGAGCTTCTCAAGACTCAGGGAATCTCTCGTGTTCTCAAC ACGGTACCTACTTGTCAAAATCTTTACAAGAACTCTTTCACCTACCATTACCTTCAAGATGACAAAACTTTGCAATTTGAGGATGCAAACCAATTTTTAG AGAAATGTGAAAGGGATAAAGCTCGTGTTTTAGTGCACTGCATGTCAGGAAAAAATAG ATCCCCAGCCATCGTAATAGCTTATTTGATGAAATCGAGAGGATGGAGACTAGCACAGGCTTATCAGTGGGTCAAAGAACGAAGACCAGCTGTTGAATTAACTGAAG CTGTTTATCGGCAACTACAGGAGTATGAGGAGAAGATCTTTGGGTCAATTGACAGTACCAACCAAACGTTGGCGGCCTTCCCGCCAGTAGCTGCACCTTCATTTGGCTTTGGTTTCCCCAAAGCTAGTGATGGAGTTCCTATCCCTGCATTCAACAATGTGAGCGCTCCCTCCATTTTTGCTAGACCCACCTCAGATATCCCTCCACAGGAGTTTACATTTGGAGCTGGCCAGACTCAAAGTAATATCTCAGGAAGCCCTTTTACTGCCAGTCCTCCAAATCCAAATGCTACTGATATTTCTATGGATAGTACTTGA